One genomic window of Fusarium keratoplasticum isolate Fu6.1 chromosome 3, whole genome shotgun sequence includes the following:
- a CDS encoding SURF1-like protein, whose translation MNAPRNLLLRSLRASRPIPRCPRLTSAPPKRPFTSSTFRRNTRKQPDADDPEFVSILDGPPQIVRAGKRHGPGLIILAIIPITAFILGSWQVQRLGWKTELIAKFEDRLVRDPLPLPPTIDPSAVHEFDYRRVTATGRFRHDQEMLIGPRMRDGTDGYMVITPLEREDATTILVNRGWIDKKHRDQRTRPDGLPKGEVTVEGLLREPWKKNMFTPDNQPEKGLFYFPDVKQMAELTGSQPVWIEATMEPEFMRMVDYEARGIPYGRAAEVNLRNNHAQYIFTWYGLCAATSIMLWMVVKKPSNEIVRRVARSKGL comes from the exons ATGAACGCGCCCCGGAATCTGCTGTTGCGCAGCCTGCGCGCTTCAAGGCCCATCCCTCGGTGTCCGAGATTGACCTCCGCCCCGCCGAAAAGACCCTTCACATCATCCACCTTTCGTCGCAATACCAGGAAGCAGCCCGACGCCGATGACCCGGAGTTTGTGTCGATTCTCGATGGACCGCCGCAGATTGTTCGTGCAGGGAAGCGCCATGGACCTggcctcatcatcctcg CCATCATCCCCATCACGGCCTTCATTCTCGGCTCATGGCAGGTCCAGCGTCTAGGCTGGAAGACGGAGCTCATCGCAAAGTTCGAAGACCGCCTCGTCCGAgatcccctccccctccctcccaccATCGACCCCTCGGCCGTCCACGAGTTCGACTACCGCCGTGTCACAGCAACAGGCCGCTTCCGACACGACCAAGAGATGCTTATCGGACCGCGCATGCGAGACGGTACTGACGGATACATGGTCATTACACCGCTAGAGCGCGAGGACGCCACGACTATTCTTGTAAACCGCGGCTGGATCGACAAGAAGCACAGAGATCAGAGGACGAGGCCGGATGGGTTGCCCAAGGGCGAGGTCACTGTGGAGGGGTTGCTCAGAGAGCCATGGAAGAAGAACATGTTTACGCCTGACAATCAGCCCGAGAAGGGCCTGTTTTATTTCCCTGATGTCAAGcagatggccgagttgacGGGAAGCCAGCCCGTCTGGATTGAGGCCACTATGG AACCCGAGTTCATGCGGATGGTCGACTATGAAGCTCGCGGCATTCCCTATGGTCGAGCTGCAGAGGTCAACCTGCGAAATAACCACGCCCAGTACATTTTCACATG GTACGGTCTCTGTGCCGCAACCTCCATCATGCTGTGGATGGTCGTCAAGAAGCCCTCAAACGAGATTGTTCGTCGGGTAGCCCGCTCCAAGGGCCTGTAA
- a CDS encoding SH3 domain-containing protein, translating into MAADRQTIIEVNRSLRNIKNELENLLEKGVIDDSVYETINTALPPESSLSGPLRTATGASNNNAAAKAATPTPSHEPPTKAFEDLKVNKAPSPAPPAYEQTPPPGVPARNVKPTVAQARALYRYAASDGRDLSFEKDDQIAVYEYMNQDWWMGRNERTGQEGIFPRNYVLVEQETKKAAIPQQPQYGYPAPSHGPPAQQNPYNSHVPPMAVAEGSSGQQQGQEGENKMGQYGKKFGKKLGNAAIFGAGATIGGNIVNSIF; encoded by the exons ATGGCCGCTGATCGCCAGACCATCATCGAGGTGAACCGGTCGCTTCGGAACATCAAGAAT GAACTCGAGAACCTCCTCGAAAAAGGCGTGATTGATGACTCGGTCTATGAGACCATCAACACCGCTCTCCCTCCCGAGTCCTCGCTCTCTGGCCCTCTCCGCACCGCGACCGGCgcctccaacaacaacgctgccgccaaggccgcAACTCCCACTCCCTCCCACGAGCCCCCGAccaaggcctttgaggacctcaaggtcaacaaggCACCCTCTCCCGCGCCACCCGCATACGAGCAGACGCCTCCTCCCGGCGTCCCCGCGCGCAACGTCAAGCCCACCGTCGCTCAGGCCCGCGCCCTGTACCGCTATGCTGCCTCTGACGGCCGCGACCTCTCGTTCGAGAAGGATGACCAGATCGCCGTTTACGAGTACATGAACCAGGACTGGTGGATGGGCCGCAACGAGCGCACCGGCCAGGAGGGTATTTTCCCGCGCAACTACGTCCTGGTCGAgcaagagaccaagaaggctgccattcctcagcagcctcagtaCGGATACCCTGCGCCGTCTCACGGCCCGCCCGCCCAGCAGAACCCTTACAACTCGCACGTACCGCCCATGGCTGTGGCCGAGGGATCTTCGGGCCAGCAGCAAGGACAGGAGGGAGAGAACAAGATGGGACAGTACGGCAAGAAGTTTGGTAAGAAGCTGGGTAACGCCGCTATCTTTGGTGCTGGTGCGACTATCGGAGGAAACATTGTGAACAGCATCTTCTAA
- a CDS encoding Protein CMS1, translated as MSASKKRQAEDNPSQPKPKKNKKRKANAPDDDTLDTELGLNTLFTKMDNQLLADHLAQKLSRFGSDLSAVEISDLTVSANAIQDTTSWQETRTLDKFPDFLESVSENPEGLKKSPKKKGSPHTLIVAGAGLRAADIVRSMRKFQSKDNTISKLFAKHMKVEEQVNFLQGHRTGIAVGTPARLMDLIDNGALSLDNLKRLVVDASHIDQKKRGVMDMKDTMMPLAKFLARKEFKDRYGDEKKPLALLFY; from the exons atgtcggCATCAAAAAAGAGGCAGGCGGAGGACAACCCTTCTCaacccaagcccaagaagaatAAGAAGAGAAAGGCCAATGCCCCGGATGATGACACCCTCGACACTGAGCTCGGTCTCAACACCCTGTTTACAAAAATGGACAACCAGCTTTTGGCAGATCACCTCGCTCAGAAGCTGAGTCGATTCGGCAGTGATCTGAGTGCCGTGGAAATCTCTGATCTGACTGTATCAG CCAACGCCATCCAGGACACGACTTCATGGCAGGAGACGAGGACGTTGGACAAGTTCCCCGACTTCCTCGAAAGCGTCTCGGAGAACCCTGAGGGTCTAAAGAAgtcgcccaagaagaagggctcGCCTCATACGCTCATCGTTGCAGGAGCGGGTTTGAGAGCAGCTGATATCGTGAG ATCGATGCGCAAGTTTCAGAGCAAGGACAACACAATCTCCAAGCTG TTCGCCAAGCACATGAAAGTCGAAGAGCAAGTCAACTTCCTTCAGGGCCACAGGACTGGTATCGCCGTCGGCACACCTGCCCGACTCATGGACCTCATTGACAACG GCGCACTCTCCCTCGACAACCTGAAGCGGCTCGTCGTGGATGCCTCCCACATCGACCAGAAGAAGCGCGGCGTCATGGACATGAAGGACACCATGATGCCGCTTGCCAAGTTCCTGGCACGGAAGGAGTTCAAGGATCGGTAtggtgatgagaagaagccgcTGGCGTTGTTGTTCTATTAG
- a CDS encoding Cryptochrome DASH, protein MAGSKLLVYLLRRDLRATDNPILHHLATADHGFTHLLPVYVLPPHQIEVSGFLTENQKSPYPQALSQVGRFWRCGPHRAKFTAESVWDLKDSLEDLGSGLVLRIGSFSDVVRQLIQALNDNHHSVDAVWMTEDVSSEEVDDQDAVSAVCSEKSVGFKLWRDDKYFIDDRDTGLSNPKELPDVFTSYRKTQEPLRERPRQSLPRPQAGSLPPLPPWTPPQDAPFQVPDTYEEFERRLLQPIDYMLENPPVLPQDAKSAHPFDGGESFAWERVRHLVKTGGMCTYQETRNGLLGVDYSTKLSGYLALGCISARSIHEELMKLEDGTDQAYVRSRGFGRGENEGTKAVRFELLWRDYMRLCTRKFGAQLFRVSGFKGATGQYEKKWKTADKKTAAIDQDPSPEEVGRIINRFLEGTTGMGLIDASQRELYHTGYTSNRARQNVASFFSKHLGIDWRYGAEWYEMMLVDYDVSSNWANWQYVAGVGNDPRGDARIFNPVKQAFDYDSNGAYVRTWVPEVKYIEKLENVFQVWTTDEEELLKYGIVDDIMVTQPVKKIDFQVDRKPRGPRRPYRWRRGPGRGGRRGGGGGPSNGSGDYSDMGRQNGGPPSPESDRQFYNGEASYIQSNQHPRGGWAPGGNQAMSWRGNSNGYGNPNGGRGGHGMSNFRGGNDGFQRGFATNSMQYNNGPPPRYMPAPSYPHGFPPHAYHHQLPPHLGPHV, encoded by the exons ATGGCAGGGAGTAAACTTCTCGTCTACCTCCTTCGCCGCGACCTCAGAGCCACCGACAACCccatcctccaccacctgGCAACCGCTGACCATGGCTTCACTCACCTTCTCCCCGTCTACGTCCTGCCGCCCCACCAGATCGAGGTCTCTGGCTTCCTCACCGAGAACCAGAAGTCCCCCTACCCCCAGGCCCTAAGTCAGGTTGGCCGCTTCTGGAGATGTGGTCCGCACCGAGCAAAGTTCACCGCAGAGTCAGTCTGGGATCTAAAGGACAGCCTGGAGGATCTGGGCAGCGGGCTGGTGTTGCGTATTGGCAGCTTCTCCGACGTTGTGAGACAACTGATCCAAGCTCTGAACGACAACCACCACTCTGTTGATGCCGTCTGGATGACCGAAGATGTGTCATCCGAAGAAGTCGATGATCAGGATGCTGTTTCTGCTGTGTGCTCTGAAAAGAGCGTTGGCTTCAAGTTGTGGCGGGATGACAAGTATTTTATCGATGA TCGTGACACGGGCCTGAGCAACCCAAAGGAACTCCCAGATGTCTTCACCTCATACCGCAAGACCCAAGAACCCCTTCGTGAGCGCCCTCGCCAGTCCCTCCCCCGCCCCCAGGCCGGATCCCtacctcctctccctccttggACCCCGCCCCAGGATGCTCCTTTCCAAGTGCCGGACACCTACGAAGAGTTTGAGCGTCGACTCCTACAGCCCATCGACTACATGCTCGAAAACCCCCCCGTCCTGCCCCAGGACGCCAAGTCTGCGCACCCCTTTGACGGCGGTGAAAGCTTTGCTTGGGAACGCGTTCGACACCTCGTCAAGACTGGTGGCATGTGCACGTATCAAGAGACTAGGAACGGGCTTCTTGGAGTCGATTACAGTACCAAGCTCTCAGGGTACCTGGCTCTGGGTTGCATCTCGGCTCGTTCCATCCACGAGGAGCTGATgaagcttgaggatggcacGGATCAGGCCTATGTCCGGTCTAGAGGCTTTGGCAGAGGCGAGAACGAGGGCACCAAGGCTGTACGATTCGAGTTGCTGTGGCGAGACTACATGCGGTTGTGCACCAGGAAGTTTGGCGCCCAGCTCTTTAGAGTCTCAGGCTTCAAGGGGGCTACGGGTCAGTACGAGAAGAAGTGGAAGACGGCTGACAAGAAGACGGCTGCTATTGATCAGGATCCTTCTCCTGAGGAGGTCGGAAGAATCATTAACAGATTCCTCGAAGGCACAACCGGCATGGGCCTGATCGACGCCTCACAGCGAGAGCTCTACCACACGGGTTACACCTCCAACCGAGCCCGACAGAACGTTGctagcttcttctccaagcacCTCGGCATCGACTGGCGCTACGGAGCAGAGTGGTACGAGATGATGCTCGTTGACTACGACGTGTCTTCCAACTGGGCCAACTGGCAGTACGTGGCTGGTGTGGGCAACGACCCTCGTGGCGACGCTCGCATCTTCAACCCCGTCAAGCAAGCCTTTGACTACGACAGCAACGGAGCCTACGTGCGAACCTGGGTGCCAGAGGTCAAGTAcattgagaagctggaaaATGTTTTTCAAGTCTGGACCACGGATGAGGAGGAACTGCTCAAGTacggcatcgtcgacgacatcatggTCACGCAGCCCGTCAAGAAGATTGATTTCCAGGTCGACCGCAAGCCCCGAGGCCCACGGAGACCCTACCGCTGGAGACGAGGACCCGGACGCGGTGGTCGTCgcggcggtggtggaggtCCTTCGAACGGATCGGGGGACTACTCTGACATGGGTAGACAAAACGGGGGACCTCCCTCTCCCGAGAGCGATCGACAGTTTTACAACGGCGAAGCATCCTACATCCAGAGTAACCAACACCCTCGCGGTGGCTGGGCTCCCGGGGGAAACCAAGCCATGTCATGGCGAGGCAATTCAAACGGGTATGGCAACCCCAACGGCGGACGAGGAGGTCACGGCATGTCGAACTTCCGCGGCGGCAACGACGGCTTCCAGCGAGGATTCGCCACCAACAGCATGCAGTACAACAACGGGCCTCCCCCACGGTACATGCCCGCACCATCCTACCCTCACGGGTTTCCCCCTCATGcctaccaccaccaactcCCTCCCCACCTGGGACCTCACGTCTAG
- a CDS encoding CENP-T-C domain-containing protein yields the protein MDSSPIGSPIKAASQTPSRTPSRTPNRRAFSAEPHSGRASIHTPLDRTGARDLRASIRRGTPGSIGRSNAPTPHAKAARRALDQRRTAIFTPGKNRRRSLMQQRETPLDILRTLGRVLAPTSKPIQTSSSSSPDDKSSISPVQQEESNIYEDDDEDDLPIDRPRLSLPLDDEDASSTSSDLRPPRLSQLEEDNFTMQSIEMPRRAISEQAASRLSRGSFGSMRMSDYFNEEEGTEDIGQQSDFFPGLLEDLQARAGADDLSLDQFDADQSRRMTVGRESDFNFEIPPGVGEQTTFMLSDPAVDVPQTSPIVDHSVAEAMGEDAQERQADVVLGDSDSDVGGGFEMGGWDYDAGGVDDHSSLDEGPEPTAEPTVTATVHRAQAEDRLPRGLKARKKQKRISQHGIEYPPLPPAFVKRVAQTALQSSGLSNQRLSAETLDALIQASEWFFEQLGDDLGAYADHAKRKTIEESDVFTLMKRQRQIGPRSSMFSLAQRHLPRELMQELRMPVPQPAKQRRAKRPREEDAEGEVAEYT from the exons ATGGACTCAAGCCCCATCGGGTCGCCTATCAAGGCTGCCTCACAAACCCCGTCCCGAACTCCCTCACGAACTCCAAACCGCCGCGCCTTCAGCGCCGAACCGCACTCGGGCCGCGCTTCGATACACACCCCTCTCGATCGTACCGGAGCCCGCGACCTCCGAGCCTCTATCCGCCGTGGCACTCCCGGTTCTATTGGCCGATCCAATGCGCCAACTCCCCATGCCAAAGCCGCTCGTCGAGCGCTCGACCAGCGCCGAACAGCCATATTCACGCCTGGAAAGAACCGACGGCGCAGTTTGATGCAGCAGCGTGAGACGCCCCTGGACATTCTGCGGACCCTCGGCCGAGTCCTGGCGCCAACAAGCAAGCCCATTCAGacgtcctcgtcttcgtcgccgGATGACAAGTCGAGCATATCGCCTGTGCAGCAAGAAGAAAGCAACATTtacgaagatgacgatgaagacgacctACCGATCGACAGGCCACGGCTATCTTTGCcgcttgatgatgaggatgcttCTAGTACAAGCTCCGATCTACGGCCTCCGCGGTTGTCGCAACTCGAGGAAGACAACTTTACGATGCAGTCGATCGAGATGCCGCGGCGAGCTATCAGCGAGCAGGCGGCATCAAGGCTATCCCGTGGAAGCTTTGGAAGCATGCGCATGAGCGACTACTTtaacgaggaagaaggcacGGAGGATATTGGTCAACAGTCGGATTTCTTCCCAGGCCTGCTGGAGGACCTGCAAGCAAGAGCTGGCGCAGACGACCTTTCTCTAGACCA ATTCGACGCTGACCAGTCGAGACGGATGACTGTTGGTCGAGAGAGCGATTTCAACTTTGAGATCCCTCCTGGTGTTGGAGAACAGACAACATTTATGCTGTCTGACCCAGCTGTCGATGTCCCGCAGACATCACCTATCGTCGATCATTCTGTTGCCGAGGCCATGGGCGAAGATGCCCAGGAGCGTCAAGCCGATGTGGTGCTCGGTGACTCTGACTCGGATGTAGGGGGGGGCTTCGAGATGGGTGGATGGGACTACgatgctggtggtgttgacgaCCACAGCTCACTGGATGAGGGGCCAGAGCCCACAGCAGAGCCCACGGTAACTGCTACCGTACACCGAGCACAAGCCGAGGACAGGCTTCCGCGTGGTCTGAAGGCGAGAAAAAAGCAGAAGCGGATATCACAGCATGGCATTGAGTATCCACCACTGCCCCCTGCGTTTGTCAAGAGGGTGGCCCAGACAGCTCTCCAGTCGTCAGGTCTAAGCAACCAGCGTCTCTCTGCAGAGACGTTGGACGCTCTCATCCAGGCATCCGAGTGGTTCTTTGAGCAACTGGGTGATGATCTGGGCGCCTACGCGGACCACGCGAAGCGCAAGACCATCGAGGAGAGCGACGTTTTTACGCTCATGAAAAG GCAACGCCAGATAGGGCCGCGTTCCTCCATGTTTTCTCTCGCGCAGAGACACCTCCCGAGAGAATTGATGCAAGAGCTGAGAATGCCTGTCCCGCAGCCCGCCAAACAGCGACGTGCCAAGCGTCCGCGGGAGGAAGACGCCGAGGGAGAGGTGGCAGAGTATACATGA
- a CDS encoding Thioredoxin domain-containing protein — MSSQSEQLTAIAQSFKGAPGFEPITAAIEDFVQFFKPQNAIQVGDKFPSFRLSDATGKEVSSDDLLANGPLLITFYRGEWCPYCNIALQHLQRHLDEYKARGVTLVALTPELPDYSLTTAEKNEIKFPVLTDRNNEVAKKLGIVFDQVSAKDLFKQVGVDLTKRNGLDNFEVPIPATLLVDGSGVVRNVFIDPDYRNRMEPKVALEWIDALKN, encoded by the coding sequence ATGTCTTCCCAGTCCGAGCAGCTTACCGCCATCGCCCAGTCCTTCAAGGGCGCGCCCGGCTTTGAGCCCATCACTGCCGCCATCGAGGACTTTGTTCAGTTCTTCAAGCCCCAGAACGCTATCCAAGTTGGCGACAAATTCCCCTCGTTCCGCCTGAGCGATGCCACCGGCAAGGAGGTGTCGAGCGACGACTTGCTCGCCAATGGCCCTCTTCTCATCACCTTCTACCGCGGCGAGTGGTGCCCCTACTGCAACATCGCCCTCCAGCACCTGCAGCGTCACCTTGACGAGTACAAGGCCCGGGGTGTTACTCTTGTCGCTCTGACTCCCGAGCTGCCCGACTACAGCTTGACCACGGCCGAGAAGAACGAGATCAAGTTCCCCGTCCTTACAGACCGCAACAACGAagtcgccaagaagctcggcaTTGTCTTTGACCAAGTCTCTGCCAAGGACCTCTTCAAGCAAGTCGGTGTCGATCTCACCAAGCGCAACGGCCTCGACAACTTTGAGGTGCCCATCCCTGCCACTCTGCTTGTCGACGGTTCTGGTGTCGTCCGCAACGTCTTTATCGACCCCGACTACCGAAACAGAATGGAGCCCAAGGTTGCTCTGGAGTGGATCGACGCTCTGAAGAACTAG
- a CDS encoding 2-methylcitrate dehydratase, mitochondrial translates to MSAVSRSLRTATKQLRFQSRGLRVAAPLVARSAFGAARSSTPASYSAFSTSVARSSGAPNMAAAPREYDPEIKDIADYVANKTIDSELAFDTARWILLDTLGCGLEGLRFKECSKLLGPIVPGTVVPNGPKVPGTPFQLDPVNAAFNIGAMIRWLDFNDCWLAAEWGHPSDNLGAILAVADWVNRTNKAGGNLAGGKIFTVKDVLEGMIKAHEIQGCLALLNSYNKVGLDHVVLVKVASTAVVSKMLGLSEKQIADAVTQAWVDGQSLRTYRHSPNTMSRKSWAAGDACQRAVNLALKVMKGEQGVPTVLSAPVWGFYDVLFKGNKFEFQRPYGSYVMENVLFKVSYPAEFHSQTAVEASEKIHHILKAQGKSAADIKAITCRTHEACIRIIDKQFKPMDNFADRDHCIQYMCATMLVFGRLEATDYVDGGEAATSPLVESLRQKIKCVEDPQYTKDYHDPNLRTISNALTVELNDGTVLEEVAVEAPLGHRLRREEAKPVILEKYKRHLGPHYPEARVKELVELNLDAKKLESTPVDDPFDSFQADQQPYEPAAAAAEHRGQHPLPPTLDHQKKRHIKSDTELLPWVVVVRLSQQEEYGEEQVG, encoded by the exons ATGTCTGCCGTTAGTCGGAGTCTCCGGACGGCCACCAAGCAGCTGCGCTTCCAGTCCCGGGGCCTTCGCGTCGCCGCCCCTCTCGTGGCCCGCTCGGCATTCGGTGCCGCTCGCTCGTCGACTCCCGCCTCGTACAGCGCCTTCTCAACATCCGTTGCCAGATCCTCCGGAGCTCCCAACATGGCCGCCGCTCCCCGTGAATACGATCctgagatcaaggacattgcCGACTATGTCGCCAACAAGACCATTGACTCTGAGCTTGCC TTCGACACTGCTCGATGgatcctcctcgacaccctcgGCTGCGGTCTCGAGGGCCTGAGGTTCAAGGAGTGCTCCAAGCTCCTCGGCCCCATCGTCCCCGGCACCGTCGTCCCCAACGGCCCCAAGGTGCCCGGCACCCCCTTCCAGCTTGACCCCGTCAACGCCGCCTTCAACATCGGCGCCATGATCCGATGGCTCGACTTCAACGACTGCTGGCTCGCCGCCGAGTGGGGTCACCCCTCGGACAACCTCGgtgccatcctcgccgtcgccgacTGGGTGAACCGCACCAACAAGGCTGGTGGTAACCTCGCTGGCGGCAAGATCTTCACCGTCAAGGATGTCCTTGAGGGCATGATCAAGGCCCACGAGATCCAGGGCTGCCTGGCTCTCCTCAACTCTTACAACAAGGTTGGCCTGGACcacgtcgtcctcgtcaaggtcgcCTCCACCGCCGTCGTCTCCAAGATGCTCGGCCTCAGCGAGAAGCAGATTGCCGACGCTGTCACTCAGGCCTGGGTTGATGGTCAGAGTCTGCGAACCTACCGCCACTCCCCCAACACCATGTCCCGAAAGTCGTGGGCTGCCGGTGATGCTTGCCAGCGTGCCgtcaacctcgccctcaaggtcatgaAGGGTGAGCAGGGTGTTCCCACCGTCCTGTCCGCTCCCGTCTGGGGCTTCTACGATGTCCTCTTCAAGGGCAACAAGTTCGAGTTCCAGCGTCCCTATGGCAGCTATGTCATGGAGAATGTCCTCTTCAAGGTCTCCTATCCTG CCGAGTTCCACTCCCAGACCGCCGTCGAGGCCTCTGAGAAGATCCACCACATCCTCAAGGCTCAGGGCAAGTCTGCtgccgacatcaaggccatcaccTGCCGAACCCACGAGGCTTGCATCCGCATCATTGACAAGCAGTTCAAGCCCATGGACAACTTTGCCGACCGTGACCACTGCATCCAGTACATGTGCGCCACCATGCTCGTCTTCGGCCGCCTTGAGGCTACCGACTACGTTGACGGTGGTGAGGCCGCCACCTCTCCCCTGGTCGAGTCCCTCCGCCAGAAGATCAAGTGTGTCGAGGACCCCCAGTACACCAAGGATTACCATGACCCCAACCTGCGAACCATCTCCAACGCCCTCACCGTCGAGCTTAACGACGGCACCGTTCTGGAGGAGGTCGCCGTCGAGGCTCCCCTGGGCCACCGTCTCCGCcgcgaggaggccaagcccgtcatcctcgagaaGTACAAGCGCCACCTCGGCCCCCACTACCCCGAGGCCAGggtcaaggagctcgtcGAGCTCAACCtggatgccaagaagctcgagtcTACTCCTGTGGATGA CCCGTTCGATAGCTTCCAAGCCGACCAACAGCCTTACGAGCcggctgccgccgccgccgagcaTAGGGGCCagcaccctcttcctcctacCCTCGATCATCAAAAGAAGCGCCACATTAAGAGCGATACGGAACTGCTCCCTTGGGTTGTAGTTGTTAGATTGAGTCAGCAGGAGGAGTACGGCGAGGAACAAGTCGGCTAG
- a CDS encoding RRM domain-containing protein, whose product MKSKRAREAAEAEDKHITPVDVEAPPKKRKRNDDDATAADVKKKAKKEKKDKKHKKESRKERKDKRKDLQDLPEQDDDEEVVDEPAEDSPMADADVKPASATADAADSDKAAKKKKKKEKKNKDKESQQEEEPIANAEANDESSSKKKKKSKKDKKSSSTTANNDNNDEAVPNGADADTAAADADSKADRHIVFVGNLPFTATADTIQAHFASLSPIHVRCMSDPADSKPCRGFAFVEFAKVWHMRTCLDKFHHSMFEDGVSPARRINVELTAGGGGKTKRRQEKIQEKNRKLDENRTKRIQREKNAKEEARANTDQEQHMEDAIHPSRRGRVPGNAW is encoded by the exons ATGAAGAGCAAGCGCGCAAGagaggccgccgaggctgaggacaAGCACATCACTCCCGTCGACGTCGAGGCTCcccccaagaagcgcaagcgcaacgacgacgatgccaccgccgccgacgtgaagaagaaggccaagaaggagaaaaaggacaagaagcacaagaagGAGTCGCGCAAGGAGCGCAAGGACAAGCGCAAGGACCTCCAGGACCTCCCCGAgcaggacgacgacgaggaggtggtggacgaGCCTGCTGAGGATTCTCCAATGGCTGATGCCGATGTCAAGCCCGCTTCTGCGACTGCAGACGCCGCAGACTCGGACAAGGccgcaaagaagaagaagaagaaggagaagaagaacaaggacaaggaatCACAacaagaggaggagcccaTCGCCAACGCTGAAGCCAACGATGAgtccagcagcaagaagaagaagaagagcaagaaggataagaagtcctcctcaaccaccgccaacaacgacaacaacgACGAGGCCGTACCCAACGGCGCGGACGCGGACACGGCCGCTGCCGACGCCGATTCCAAAGCCGACCGCCACATCGTCTTTGTCGGCAACCTCCCCTTCACCGCCACCGCCGACACCATCCAAGCCCACTTTGCCTCGCTCTCCCCCATCCACGTCCGCTGCATGAGCGACCCGGCCGACTCCAAGCCGTGCCGCGGCTTCGCCTTTGTCGAGTTCGCCAAAGTCTGGCATATGCGAACCTGCCTCGACAAGTTCCACCACTCCATGTTTGAGGACGGTGTCTCCCCCGCGCGTCGCATAAATGTCGAGTTGAC TGCCGGCGGAGGCGGCAAGACAAAGCGCCGCCAGGAAAAGATCCAGGAGAAGAACCGCAAGCTCGACGAGAACCGCACCAAGCGGATCCAGCGCGAGAAGaacgccaaggaggaggccagaGCCAACACCGACCAGGAGCAGCACATGGAAGACGCCATCCACCCTAGCCGTCGTGGTCGCGTCCCCGGTAATGCTTGGTAG